Proteins from a single region of Rhea pennata isolate bPtePen1 chromosome 4, bPtePen1.pri, whole genome shotgun sequence:
- the NUDT6 gene encoding nucleoside diphosphate-linked moiety X motif 6, translating to MVVAEGTVQTSPHGRNAHTYQFYDFYCYMMGLGHDTSVSQSEEAAAILISLTFSENASAAKALQPQDPLRLLCEQQPGPGQPAGGNLAGAAATTACRVVCHKAALQPVASRKPFCCSAGPVLGENSSVTSSRRLRGAAAGPRARADRFGGVSVDLAEQRGRRRPSPAAFRRWLQDSVKQWQEEGRTAVWLHVPILQSRLIPTAALQGFTFHHAESDSSTLTLWLGEGPSKLPGYATHQIGVAGAVLDESTGKVLVVQDRNRTVNAWKFPGGLSNPGEDIGDTAVREVFEETGIKSEFKSILSIRQQHRHPGAFGKSDMYIICRLEPSSFTISFCQQECLRCEWMDLDELARTKHTTPITSNIAKLLLYGYREGFDKIDITMREFPAVYTGLFYKLYHRELPESYRNITG from the exons ATGGTAGTAGCAGAGGGAACAGTACAAACCTCGCCTCACGGCAGAAATGCGCACACCTATCAGTTTTATGACTTCTACTGCTACATGATGGGTCTGGGTCATGATACCAGTGTCAGTCAGtcagaggaagcagctgctaTCCTGATTTCCCtcactttttcagaaaatgcttctgcagcaaaggCTTTGCAGCCACAAGACCCGCTTAGGCTACTCTGTGAGCAGCAGCCAGGCCCAGGCCAGCCTGCAGGAGGTAACTTGGCCGGAGCTGCTGCCACCACGGCGTGCAGAGTTGTGTGCCACAAGGCCGCCCTCCAGCCCGTGGCCTCTAGGAAGCCcttctgctgcagtgcagggccTGTCCTTGGGGAAAACAGTTCCGTAACGTCTTCGAGGAG gctgcgcggggccgcggcggggccgcgggcgcgggcggaCCGGTTCGGGGGGGTGAGCGTGGACCTGGCggagcagcgcggccgccgccggccgagcCCGGCCGCCTTCCGACGGTGGCTGCAGG ATTCGGTTAAGCAGTGGCAAGAGGAGGGCAGGACAGCTGTCTGGCTGCACGTTCCCATCCTCCAAAGTAGACTGATACCTACGGCTGCTTTGCAAGGCTTTACTTTTCACCATGCCGAATCAGACTCCTCCACGCTGACGCTGTGGCTAGGAGAAGGGCCCAGCAAGTTACCGGGGTATGCCACGCATCAAATAGGAGTTGCAG GTGCAGTTTTAGATGAAAGCACTGGAAAGGTGTTGGTTGTACAAGACAGAAATAGG ACTGTAAATGCGTGGAAATTTCCAGGAGGCCTTTCTAATCCAGGCGAAGACATTG GAGACACAGCAGTTCGAGAGGTTTTTGAAGAGACTGGCATCAAGTCTGAGTTCAAGTCCATCCTAAGCATAAGACAGCAACACAGACATCCCGGAGCCTTTGGGAAGTCAGATATGTACATCATCTGTCGCCTGGAGCCTTCCTCCTTCACCATCAGCTTCTGCCAGCAGGAATGCCTGAGGTGCGAATGGATGGACCTCGATGAGCTTGCCAGGACGAAACACACTACTCCCATCACCAGCAACATAGCTAAGCTATTACTTTATGGATATCGAGAAGGGTTTGATAAGATTGACATAACCATGAGAGAGTTTCCAGCTGTTTACACAGGCCTATTCTACAAATTATACCACAGGGAGCTGCCGGAGTCCTACAGAAATATTACAGGATAG